From one Gracilibacillus salinarum genomic stretch:
- a CDS encoding COX15/CtaA family protein, with protein sequence MKFLKMLSVLSTLVMIFVLIGGALVTKTGSGMGCGANWPFCYGDWSLEMFIELSHRVVSAGAGFLVLLLSILSWRKIGHIRETKFLAFVSIFFLVLQGLIGAAAVVWSQSDFVLALHFGISLISFAAVLLLTLLIFEIDHKFDADSLTISAKYRKQFLWLALYLMFVVYSGALVRHIDSSLACPDWPMCVNNQPFNFDFHLGQWVQMGHRLLAGIAFVWTWILFFTIKRDYPSSRVMYNGWKINTILITIQVLLGALIIFTVGNLFVALLHALVLSLYFGILCYFLLLSYRSL encoded by the coding sequence ATGAAATTTTTAAAAATGTTATCGGTCCTTTCCACTTTAGTAATGATATTCGTGTTAATCGGTGGAGCTTTAGTGACGAAGACAGGATCAGGAATGGGCTGTGGCGCCAATTGGCCATTCTGTTATGGTGATTGGTCGTTAGAAATGTTTATTGAATTAAGTCATAGGGTTGTTTCGGCCGGCGCCGGTTTTCTCGTATTACTACTATCTATTTTATCTTGGCGTAAGATTGGCCACATTCGTGAAACAAAATTTTTAGCCTTTGTGTCGATATTTTTTCTCGTGCTCCAAGGCTTAATTGGAGCTGCGGCAGTAGTATGGTCACAATCCGATTTTGTATTAGCTCTGCATTTCGGGATATCACTTATTTCGTTTGCGGCAGTATTGTTATTAACACTGCTTATCTTTGAAATTGATCATAAATTTGACGCTGATTCCCTTACGATAAGTGCTAAATATCGTAAGCAGTTTCTCTGGTTAGCTCTTTACCTAATGTTCGTTGTTTATTCGGGAGCTTTAGTGAGGCATATTGACTCGAGCCTAGCCTGCCCGGACTGGCCAATGTGTGTAAATAACCAGCCTTTTAACTTTGATTTTCATCTGGGCCAATGGGTGCAAATGGGGCATCGGTTACTTGCTGGCATAGCATTTGTTTGGACTTGGATTCTGTTCTTTACCATTAAACGTGATTACCCGTCCAGTCGTGTTATGTATAACGGATGGAAGATCAACACGATCTTGATTACAATACAAGTTTTGCTCGGCGCACTAATTATATTCACAGTTGGAAATCTCTTTGTTGCCCTATTACACGCCTTAGTACTCAGCTTATATTTCGGTATATTATGTTATTTCTTACTATTATCGTACCGAAGCTTATAG